AAGACAAACCACTTTGACACAATGTCACTGATCACACCTAAGACAATCGTGATAACAAACTTTGCCGTATTCTTCATACAAATAGATTATATATTACCAAGTTCTTCCTCTCTCTGACAGTCTACACAGAGCGTCGCGTGCGGCACTGCCTTTAGCCGCTCTTTATTAATTTTCTTATTACATGCTTCACAGACACCAAAGGTCCCTTCCTCTATCTTCTCGAGGGCAATATCTATGTTCCGCACACTCTCTTCACCGTTCTGTATAAGTTCGATCATGAGTTCTCGTTCGAAATTGTCAGTGCCAACATCCGCCATATGGATTGGCACATTTGACAAATCACCTGATGCATCCTGTCTGGATTTTTTTAATGCCTCCTCATGCATGTAATCAACTTTTCCTACAAGCCTCTCCCTCAATGCAAGGAGTCTTTTTTTGAACTGTGCAAAATCTGCTTTTGCCTCTTTCATGTTCTTCTCCATTTTTTAATTTCAGGGATAATCCACCACACGTACGGGAAACAGGATATATCTATAGAGTAAAAAAGATTTTAAGCGGATAATTTTAGCAGATAATCCCAATTAGTCAATAAAATTAAGGACATGCGTACAGGATTTATATGAACATTCTCCCTTTATAGAATAATCCTTACTCTACCCTGTTTATTTATTTTTTTAATGTTTTTAATCCTTTATTTTTGTACTATGACTGAAGAAAAGGATATAACCATGTTGCTTATTTTTAATCGCCGGATCATATCGTTATTTCTGTGGGGACGGAAAGAGATTATGTTGAAGAAGAGACTAACACAACACGCAGTGCCCTTATTTTTATTAATTGGAGTATTTACACTAGGTGTGGGTTGTGCCGATCTGCAAAGCTTGAGGCATGAGCACCAGCAGTTGCAGGACAATTTTTCTCAATTGCAACTGGAACATGAAAAATTAAACAAACAATTAGAAATGGAAGTGAAACCACCCCCGATAATCACCGAAAGTAACAAATTATGTGTAAGTTGTCACAAAAATCAATCACAGGCGTTAGTTATGCAATGGGAAGGTTCCCGACATGCTCAGCATGGAGTCGGTTGTCTTGATTGTCATCAGGCAAAGCAAGGGGAAATCGATGCATGGAATCATGTAGGCTCATGGATCTCCGCAATCGTTACTCCTAAAGATTGCTCGCGGTGTCACGAATTGGAATATGCGGAGTTTTCAAAGAGCCATCATGCAAAGGCTGGAGAAATCCTGGCTAGTTTGGATAACATTCTGGCGGAGAAGGTTGCCGGATTACCCGGTAATAACGCTGATGCTGTCAACGGGTGCTGGCAATGCCATGGGAGTATGGTAAAGTTTCAGAGGGATGACAAAGGAGATGTGTTGAGAAACGGACCGGGAGGAAAACCTCTTTTAGATTCCGATACATGGCCGAATAGCGGCATGGGGCGTTTGAACCCTGATGGTTCGAAAGGTTCCTGCCATGCCTGTCATTCTCGTCACTCATTTGAAGCAAAACTTTCACGTTCTCCTGAAAACTGCGGTAAATGTCACCTTGGCCCCGATCACCCGCAAAGGGAAATATACAACGAGTCCAAGCATGGGATCGCCTTCTATGCAAATCGTAAAGAAATGGCTTTGGACAAAGAAGGCGATTGGGTGCTGGGCAGGGATTATTCGGCAGCGCCTACCTGTTCTACCTGCCATGTAAGCAGTTATATGACTCCACAGGGGGTATATAAATCAAACACCCATGATGTGGGAGAAAGAATCAGTTGGACCCTTCGCCCTGTTGTAAGCACAAAACTTAACCTTATAGTCTATGAAGATGGTTATAAGGAAGACTATCCGATGCAACGGAAACTCCCTGATCTTGGCGACGAGATAGAAACCGTCGAAAAATTCTACGAAAACGAAAAATTGATCGATAAAACAATACCAAGAAAAGTAGTGAAAATCGTGACATGGAAAGAACGCAGGGAAAAAATGAAAGGGGCTTGTTTAAACTGTCATAACAATACTCATGTAGATAACTTTTATCAACAGTTTGATAATTTAGTAATGCTCTATAATGATAAGTTCGCAAAGCCGGCACAAACATTGATGAAAGAGTTGACGGAGGATGGAGTTCTGAAAAAGAACGCCCCGTTCGAGCATAAGGTGCAGTGGATATTCTGGGAATTGTGGCATCATGAAGGAAGACGAGCCCGGCATGGCGCCAGCATGATGGGGCCTGATTACACTCACTGGCATGGCATGTATGAAGTATCAAAACATTTTTATCTGAAATTTTTGCCTGCGGTTGTCGAGGCTGCCACCCAAAAAAGTCCTAAAATGAAGGAAAAATACGAAAAGAAAATTGAAGAGTTGTATACACGAGATGAGCATCTCTGGAGAAAAGGGCTTTCACACGAAGAGGCAGAAGCTTTGCGGGCAACGTACAAGGAACGCTATAGTGAGTAAGAGAAAAGGGGACTCGCATCATTATAGTTTTTCGGAACACGGTATTCCCTGTCTGAAATAATATGATTGGCAATATCCGCACAGGTCTCTACCATCATCTGCAATATTCTTTCTACTATACGTTGCACCTTCCAATTTTCTGCATATTCCTCAAGGGTGATCGTTGCATACTCTCCAATCTGTTTTGAAAATTCATCAAGTTCGCTGAATTTTCTCAATAACAGGGTCTTATCTACCAAGATACCTCCTTTCCAGGATATCCTTCTCCTTTCGGGAAAAATCAAAGTATTTCCTGAGTTTTATCGATTCAAAGGTATGCCTCAAAAAGGGCCTTTTATCCGTGAGGATTATTTTATTCTCTATAATCCTTGCGGCAAGCGACAGGGATGCACAATTTAAAACGACCAGGTCTACCTCGCCGGTTTCCAACATATTAATTAATTTTCCCAGTATTTCCATATATTTGCTAAGAAGACGAGCCAAGGCTTCCGATCGATACAGTGACGGCGTAATATTCGCACCTTCTCCTGACTTGAATAACTCTTTCGCTTTCGCTTCATGATACATTTCCGCCATTTTTAAAATCCTTCTTATGCCAACTTTTTTGAGGAAATGTCCAATTCCGTCTGAAGCAACATTAATACACTTCCTTATGCTTTCCAACGTCTGCAAAAACTGCCTTGAAAACCATTCTGTAACAGGCTATAATGCGCGTTGTCTCAATGCTCACTGACAGGCAATAGTTACTAATTTCAATAAACTTCAAAATTCCATGCGCATAGCAATTCTCGGCGCAACCGGCTGCGTTGGCCGTAATCTTGTAAAAAAACTCATTCAATCCGATGGGCATGATGTCGTGGCATCGTATCGTTATGAAGGAAAGATTGATAAAAGTATAAGCGATAATAGAATCGAATGGAGAAAGGTAGATCTTCAGTCTCCGGAGAGCGTAATGGGCTTCCTTGCCGGCACAGAGGCGCTGGTGTACCTTGTCCATTCCCTAGCATCTGCCGAATTTGAGAGCCTCGACAGAATTCTCGCGCATAAAGTAGCTGATGTTGCCCAGAAATCATCTATTAAGAAAATTATTTATCTCAGTGGCATTATCCCGAAAGGCACCAGGCTCTCTCCTCATTTAAAGAGCAGGCAGGAAACAGGTATCTCCCTTGCGGCACATGGTATTCCTGTTGGTGAAGTACGTGCCAGTATACTTCTCGGCACGTGCAGTGCTTCATATCGTATTGTGTATTATCTTGCAAAACGCCTTCCCTTAATGGTTACGCCGAAATGGTTAAATTCTCTCTGTGCGCCCATTGCGCTGAAGGATGCTGTAGATGCAATTGAGTCGTTACTTACGCGAGACATAGAAAACCATGAAATATTTGAAATCGGCTCAGACGTAATGCGTTATCGCGACCTGTTGTCTTTGTGTGGGAAAACCACACATGGCTATAGCAATGCTGTTGTAACGGTGCCGTTTTTCGCCATTTCATTATCGTCCCTGTGGATAGAACTTGTAACGGGGATCTCAAATACTGTTGCAAGGGCGCTGGCGGAAAGTCTCATAAACGATTCGGTATTTAGCCATAACCGTTTTAAAGAAATTACAGGAAGAGACCCAATGCCGGTAGAACAGGCATTGTATGAATGTGCAAAAGAAATGAAAAGGGAACACAAAGAAAAAGTGTTATCATCAGTTAAAAAAAAAGGATGAGGAAAGCATGTTACAGTTAATCGTCGAAAGGATAAAGGGATGAAGCAGAAAATACGGTATACGCCAAATGAAACGAATGATCTGTGTTCAAAAGAACAGATTGTTTTCATTGACATCAGAGATACGGAACATTTTCAGAAAGGACATATACCTGGCGCTGTGCATGTGCCGGAAATATTTACGTACCTCAGTGAGAGCACGCCGGAAGGCCTGGAAAATTTACACAAGAAATACAAAGAACTTTTTTCTCAGGCTGGTCTGTCACCTGATAAAACTGTGATTGTCTATGAAGATAGTTTGCATAATCGTTATGGTGGTTCTTGCAGGGGGTATTGGCTGCTCACGTATCTGGGGCATGAAAAAACGGGGATTCTGGATGGTGGTTTTACGGCCTGGATAAAGGCAGGTTTGCCGGTAACAACACAGGCATCTTCCCCTGAACTTGTTGAATTTAAACTTGATGTAAGGCCTGATATTATGGCGACAATGGATGACGTGTTAAAAAGCATCGATGACCCATCGGTAACCCTGCTTGACGACCGTGACAGGGTTGAGTGGATTGGTGAAAGCTCATCTCCCTATGGCGTTGATTTTGCCCCCAGAAAGGGTAGAATTCCCGGCGCGAAATGGATTGAATGGTATGAATTTATGGACCGGACGCTTGATATTCCCGCCTTTAAAACAAAGGACGAGATAAAAACGCTTTGTGCCAGGCATGGCATTTATCCGGACAATGATATTATCGTTTATTGTTTCAAAGGCTCAAGGGCGTCAAATACCTATGTGGCATTGAAAGAGTCAGGATTCAAAAAAGTCAGGGTATACTATGCATCCTGGAATGAATGGTCCAGACATCCTGAGCTGCCTATCGAAGAAGGCCCCCCGAAAGAGTGAAAAACAATAGAGTTATTTTTTACCTTTTACATAATCTATATTCGATTGTACGGTTTTTGTGTATGAATGGCCGCTGCCGTATAAATCGTTAAATATCTTTAAGGCTTTCGTGTATGATTCTATCGCCTTCCGTGTATCGCCAAGCGTTTTCCACATTCCCCCTAAATTATTATAATCTTTTGCGACGTTGGGGTGTTTCTCTCCGTAAATCTCCACATCTATCCGCAAGGCCTTTGAGAGAAAATCTTTGGTATACCGCGCATGACCAAGGGCAAACCACACCAATCCAAGATTATTATAGGTGGTTGCGACCGATGGATGTTTCTCTCCATAGATGTCCAAATATATCTCAAGCGCCTTGGTATAATAATCTATTGCCTCCCGCGCATCATCGGTTGTTTTCCAAGCGGACCCCAGAGCATCGTATCTCTTTGCGACATTCAGATGTTTTTCTCCGTAAATGTCCAGGTCAATTTCCAGCGCCTTTGTAAAATACTCAATCGCCTTTTTTATATTTCCAAGTTCTTTCCAGGAGTTCCCGAGACGGTAATAACCATCCGCAACCCTTGCGTGTTTTTCACCAGAAACGGCCTTGATTCTCTCAATCGCACGCGTAAAATATTCAATAGCCTTGTGATATTCTCCCAAACAGGTTAAAAGCGAGCCGTATTGATTCAAATATGCTCCGTTTTGAGGATTAAGCCGTGCTGCTTTTTCGTAGAATACCCTGGCCTCTTGATAATCGAACAGGAGCTCTTTCACAAATCCAAGCGCAAATGCGTCTGACGCCGCAGAATGTTTCCCTTTTTCTTCTAATGCCACATGTATCCCAAGGCTTTTTCTGAGGAATTCCTCAGCGCCTTTAAAATCGCCTGATTTAAACAGGGCCAGTGCCTGTGCGGCAGAAGAATTATCCGGCAAACTTTCATCGAAACAAGTTTCAAATATTTTACAGGATTCCAACCAGCGTTGCATTTCTGATTCCCAAAGGTCGCTTTCTCGGTTAGTTTCCTTAAGGGCCAGAAATATTTTGTCTAACGCAGTATGATTCCCCGTGAAGATTTCAAGCAGGGAATTGTGCGTTTCCTTAGAAATGGGGCACGTGGTTGTTGTCTCCCCTTCTGGACTGACAGCGGCGCCGCTCTTTTCTTCAACACTTTTTTTTAGCATAGTGTTTTTCAATGTCTTTCTTACATCCGTATGGGTATGAACAGGTTGCCTGTTTCAATAAAACGGACAAATATCGAATCTTGATTAACGATAAGTATCTCACTGAAAAAGATTTAATATACTTTCTTTACGATACTATAATATACCATAATAATGAAATCAAGAATATTTGAAATGGTAGTAAAGATGAATGAGAAAGGGGAAGGAACCGCATGAATTTAATGAAACCTTTATAAAACAGTACATTTACAAGTCTTTCCACTCTATTGCGTTTGCCAGGAATGGCAGGTTTCTGTTATCATCTATTGGCTTGCAAATAGATGATATTTACAAAAACATTTTAACGAATACCTGTTCAAGACAGACAGGGACAGGCTTTGGAAAAATGTACTTATACAAATTTTTAAGACGTCCAATACGCTATAAATAAAAAATCCGAATAACAAACAGATTCCAGTGAAAAAAGTAGGTATTCCCAGGCATAAATCTCAGCACTCAGAGAATGGAACATGAATAGTATTAAAGAAAACTGGCTGCAGGTTGACAATCTGGACATCCGCTATTTTGTAACCGGCAATGGTGATTTACCAGTAATACTTCTCCATGGCGGCGGTACGAACTCTGCCATGCTTTCGTGGAAAAACACGATTATTGCACTTTCTCAAGAACATCGTGTCTATGCACCTGACTGGCCATGCTATGGTGAAAGTTCATCATATCATGGCGAATATACCACGGAACTTTTAATAAAATGTCTGGGTTTGATGATGGATGCCTGGCACATACCGATAGCGGATTTAATTGGGCTCTCTATGGGAGGGTGTGCAGCGATTGGTTATACACTGCTTGCTCCTGAACGTGTTAACAATCTGGTTCTGGTGAGTGGCTATGGATTTCAACAGAAAGCGCCTTACCACAGGTTGTCTTATCTATTGTTGAGAACACCTTTTCTTTACCGGTTTATATGGCTCTGCATGCGTAAAAGCCCCAACGCGGTACGATTCTGTTTGCAAAATATTATACATGAATCTGATGCGGTTAGTGATGATCTGGTAAAAGAGGTGTTTCAAATGGCACAACGGCCTTCTATTGAGCAATCCTTTTTTTCCTGGTTAAGAAACGAAGTATTATGGACGGGAATGAATACCTGTTATCTTGACAAGCTCCACGAAATTCGGGCACGCACGTTATTGATTCATGGAGAACAGGATCCCCTGGTTCCAGTAAAATATGCATATCAGGCATCACAACATATCCCTCATGCGCGTCTTCACGTCATGCGTGGCTGCGGTCATTGGCTAACCAGAGAGAGCCCGGATGAATTTAACCGTATTCTTAAGAAATTTTTAGTCAGGGAGGGATGTTGACACATCGTTTTCTTGTTTTATCCTTTACAGGGCAATAGAACAGAAGTCAGAAAAAATCACTTTGCGGGGAAAAAAACCACTGTTTCACTACATCATAAAGTTGTTTTTTCTTGTTATTCATGGCATACGTTGTTTTAATACTTTTTGCCAAATATTTTTAATTTATACCCATGTCAATGATCAGAAAGAGGAGAATGAATATGGTGGAAGATAAACGGGGAAATATCACCTTTGAGTATAAAGTATCACCAAACTATAGTGTCTATGCAATAAATGGCATACAGGGAGGATTCAACGCCCAGGGAGATCTCGTTGCAAATCTGTTCTATGAACGATCACCTATACCACGTAAAATCACTCATGCACTGATGGAGGACGAAAGTCTCGGGGAAGAAATTAATCGGGACTCTGCAAATGCAATCATCAGGCACGTAATGTTTGGCCTTT
Above is a window of Candidatus Brocadiaceae bacterium DNA encoding:
- a CDS encoding TraR/DksA family transcriptional regulator, which produces MKEAKADFAQFKKRLLALRERLVGKVDYMHEEALKKSRQDASGDLSNVPIHMADVGTDNFERELMIELIQNGEESVRNIDIALEKIEEGTFGVCEACNKKINKERLKAVPHATLCVDCQREEELGNI
- a CDS encoding DUF86 domain-containing protein, with the protein product MVDKTLLLRKFSELDEFSKQIGEYATITLEEYAENWKVQRIVERILQMMVETCADIANHIISDREYRVPKNYNDASPLFSYSL
- a CDS encoding NAD(P)H-binding protein gives rise to the protein MRIAILGATGCVGRNLVKKLIQSDGHDVVASYRYEGKIDKSISDNRIEWRKVDLQSPESVMGFLAGTEALVYLVHSLASAEFESLDRILAHKVADVAQKSSIKKIIYLSGIIPKGTRLSPHLKSRQETGISLAAHGIPVGEVRASILLGTCSASYRIVYYLAKRLPLMVTPKWLNSLCAPIALKDAVDAIESLLTRDIENHEIFEIGSDVMRYRDLLSLCGKTTHGYSNAVVTVPFFAISLSSLWIELVTGISNTVARALAESLINDSVFSHNRFKEITGRDPMPVEQALYECAKEMKREHKEKVLSSVKKKG
- a CDS encoding sulfurtransferase; protein product: MKQKIRYTPNETNDLCSKEQIVFIDIRDTEHFQKGHIPGAVHVPEIFTYLSESTPEGLENLHKKYKELFSQAGLSPDKTVIVYEDSLHNRYGGSCRGYWLLTYLGHEKTGILDGGFTAWIKAGLPVTTQASSPELVEFKLDVRPDIMATMDDVLKSIDDPSVTLLDDRDRVEWIGESSSPYGVDFAPRKGRIPGAKWIEWYEFMDRTLDIPAFKTKDEIKTLCARHGIYPDNDIIVYCFKGSRASNTYVALKESGFKKVRVYYASWNEWSRHPELPIEEGPPKE
- a CDS encoding tetratricopeptide repeat protein, which gives rise to MLKKSVEEKSGAAVSPEGETTTTCPISKETHNSLLEIFTGNHTALDKIFLALKETNRESDLWESEMQRWLESCKIFETCFDESLPDNSSAAQALALFKSGDFKGAEEFLRKSLGIHVALEEKGKHSAASDAFALGFVKELLFDYQEARVFYEKAARLNPQNGAYLNQYGSLLTCLGEYHKAIEYFTRAIERIKAVSGEKHARVADGYYRLGNSWKELGNIKKAIEYFTKALEIDLDIYGEKHLNVAKRYDALGSAWKTTDDAREAIDYYTKALEIYLDIYGEKHPSVATTYNNLGLVWFALGHARYTKDFLSKALRIDVEIYGEKHPNVAKDYNNLGGMWKTLGDTRKAIESYTKALKIFNDLYGSGHSYTKTVQSNIDYVKGKK
- a CDS encoding alpha/beta hydrolase — its product is MNSIKENWLQVDNLDIRYFVTGNGDLPVILLHGGGTNSAMLSWKNTIIALSQEHRVYAPDWPCYGESSSYHGEYTTELLIKCLGLMMDAWHIPIADLIGLSMGGCAAIGYTLLAPERVNNLVLVSGYGFQQKAPYHRLSYLLLRTPFLYRFIWLCMRKSPNAVRFCLQNIIHESDAVSDDLVKEVFQMAQRPSIEQSFFSWLRNEVLWTGMNTCYLDKLHEIRARTLLIHGEQDPLVPVKYAYQASQHIPHARLHVMRGCGHWLTRESPDEFNRILKKFLVREGC